ATTACCTAACATGATATCAAAACGTCTATGTTTTCAACAATCATTTATATCAAAAGTACATAAACTGCAAATAATAAATTCTTACATTATCTTCATTAAATAACTTCTCTACAACCCAAACGAACCTGTTGTTGCCaaactttcatttttattgtacAACTAAACTCCTGCGAAATTATTGCAAAGACGACAAACGCCTGTACCTCTGATTGTCATGTGACACATGTACTctaatgttatatatataactgCAACAATTTGTGTTGAAACTTTTAACTGTCAGTAAAATAGACTAGcattagatttttttcagaatgtataTCAATGATGTTTTTACGTCAGTGTGTAATGAATGtcataaatatcaatttttgttCAAGAAACTATTACTGTAACAAATATATCCAAATATAATATTTATgcctttagtttatactaatttgttttagctcgactgtgatgaaagcttcaaacttattggaacaactctcgagtccgctacctggaaaagccagtactggtgtaaaagtcatggtcgtgaccccagtgggctATAACCCACGACCCCTGAATTAAGCGGCCGACATCTTATCTACTAGACCATTGCTCTCCTTTTATGCCTTCACTTGTAGATGGTCAGTGTTAAagtttaacaagagggtcatgatgaccttataTCGCTCACTTGTTAAATATGGCAttggaatcatcaaaataagcattcttaccaagtttgacGAAATTAGGGTCATAAATAAGGCCACtatcgtgttaacaagcttttcttttaatttaatttgagTAGATGACTTAaattttgaccctatatgacccagtttaaatCTTgccctaggaatcatcaagatattAAAcaatttgaccaaatttcatgaagaatgagtcatcaatgtggcctcaaaagtgttaaaaagcttttccttcgatttgaccgggtgatctagttttttgatcccatatgacccagttttaaatttggcataggaattatcaagaaaaacatccaagtttcatgaagataggaccATGAAAATCGCCTCTAGGGTGTTGACAaactcttcctttgatttgacctggtgacctagattttgaccccacatgaaccagtttctcCCTTtgcctatagattatcaagataaatatcaagatattattattatcaagataaatattctgggcaagtttgtgtcagatcaaagcataaatgaaaccccTATATGGCTGTAAGGagcaaaatagaaaatgttggacagtaactctagaacccatgacggaatctgaccggttttcaaaaggaaccaagattttattgtgactgaagttgtgtgtaagtgtggttaaaatcaaatgaaaaatgttacttcTAACGTGTTCATAAGGTAAAAACTAACACATATTGGCTTTTTCAGTGGTCATTCAGGGACCTTAACTCCGGAACCTCTGATTGGATCTGGCAAAATTTTTATGGATGCAATTCAAGatcagtatctttttttgttaaagatattttgcacgtttggatcaaaccATGAATGAAGTCTCTATTATGGATGCAAAAGCCAGAATAgtaaattttgaccctttaaggggctataactctggaagccataatgcgatctggccagttttccaaaagaaccgagatattatgctaataaaagttgtgttcaagtttgataaaaaattggTTGCACAatttggtctctatcgtgttcacaagccaaagtagcaaattttggccctttaagcaGCCCTAACTCTTGAAACTaagatgggatctgaccagttttcgcaaagaaccgagatattatgccaatacaggttgcgtgcaagtttgatttgaattgattttaaaatgggGTCTCtctgttcacaagaaattgtggacggatgacGAATGGACGCACGACGGATGATGGACAAAGGATTATCACAAAAGTTCTACGTGACAGGTGAGGTAATAACTGTCCGTCTGTATTTGTAAGGTATGAGAGCGCTCGATTCTATATTACTTTTATTCAGTATTCGACCAGGCGGTCCATTTTAACATTATGAGTCATTTACTAAGCTCTTAAACGTTAACCGAATAAAGATATATAGATCTTGTCTATTATCACTTTTGACTGAAATTTATCTTGATTAATTGTTTCAAATGTTCCTTTGCAGAAACTGCGTACTATGTCACTGTACATTAGGCCGGTAAATATtactatttcatattttgttaacTGGCAGGAacagttttgaaagaaaaaaaagtagaattttGCGCACGTGTCTTTGCTTGAGTTATTGATACCATATTTATTATTCATGATATGTTTTAAGATTTAAACTAGTTGTAGTAACACAATGTTATTCGAAAATTGAGACACATACAGAATGACCACAATAAAGTTAGCTCGAACATACAAATCATTGTTTAATCGTGGTACACTTTATTTATATAGGGATACACGTATGCATATTATCAAGAAGCGCACATAATGTAAGGCATGTTTCATGCTTTATTTAAACGAACATATGCGTATGATAatctttataattttaaacatttcttaatTGTTAAGCTAGTACTGCATTCAAATATTCTATTTCACTAATATGTATATGTTGTCACTCACATGAGAAGAACAAATACAAACTGATAAAGAGAACTTTGGTAAGGTTAATGAATGGTAAAGTTTAAATAGTTGGTATGTCGCTAAGGAGCATCATCGGCCCTTCCGTCGGTATGTTGTGGACTCAAGACCCGCGAGGTTCACGGCCACGCTTTGACAACTGAAATAATTACTGGTTTCCTGAGAGATTTATTCCTTTTTTCCTTTACATACACAATCTTCCAATCTACACTGAAATCAATTTGTATACAATATGTATACACTGAACGAAATAAAACAACGTGTTCTTATTATGCTAATAGAATAGTAGACTTAAAACAAAGCAATGTATTTGACCTTTCAACCGAATTGCCAATGTgcatataattttacaaaattttatgttttcagcAAATATTAACATATTCGtggttttcatataatttcaTCACTAGGAAAGGTGTAAAAAGTAATGCTGTACCTGGTAGTTTTTATTCGCGGAATTTTGTAATATAAATGCCAAACAGAAATACCTATATTGATCCAAATGTGAAATTGCATGTCCTTTCAGTCAAAAGTTTACGTTGTACATCACAATCTAAATAACAAGTACGAGGTATTAGTAAAGAAGTACGCAAGCTGCTTCAAGTGGAGATTCGTACCAATACATATTGTTGACAAGGAGAAAATCAAGGAAGATTGGCCAGTTATTGTTGTACGTTCACAGAAAAGCAGAACTAAAACAGATATGGAAGAAGCTCTCCATGGATTAAATGGTAACTCAATTTTCTAAGAcgttaactttttttttagtttaaaatgtataaaggaaatatttaaatgtattcgcaaacaaaaatatgaactttgaaatgttttcattttcttacttAAAACAATTTCCAGCTTGGctacaaaatgaaaatacttcACTGACAATTTTTCACCGAACTTGAAGAGCTCTGCTTAATTTCGTTAGGGTTACCTCCCTAGTATTATATAAACTATCCACAGTGATTACCTCCCCTAGCGCTTAATTAAGCACTACCGGCACAAATGAAATTAATATCAAGTGACTGTTACTTTTTTATTCTATTACTTTCAATTATATTGTCTTTATTACTTTATCGCCCTCATCtgaatttctgaaaaatatccAAAACACGTTCAGTATCGAAAACAAATACcaattgatatttttcttatcGGAATGATGCTTTTAACATCAAATGATGTTAAAAGTAATATGCGTACAGTTTATCTAaaattatgaaatgcatattctCATGACTTTAAAATGCACGAAAATTCATTAAGATTTTATCATCAGCTATAACATTGATCATAGTAGCATTATTCACCTTCACATTATTAAATAAAAAGCATCATTCCTCGGAAACTGACACACGTGAAATGAATTTACCattgtaattgtttgttttgatgatgaTGATCCGAAGCAGCTCCTCATGTACATCCATTAAAAACATAAATCTTCCCACAAAATGCTGTAAATGAATGTTATACTTGTCGTACTGGTACATTTATGTCTGCTACCATTGTACTGATTGAACGCTCGCAGCAGCACTCAAAACATTGAaaacctgattttttttgtgttttatcaatACTTAACATAAAATTgcattaaatttttattgaattcGAATCAAAGTAGACATTTTCCACCCTCATCTGGTCAGATTTCATTTTATATCAATGTTCCCTTAATGTAGGTTACAACAtgctaaatagctgttcttctttaatctatataaaattatcatatttcctatggctgcagcacacatcatgCCCAAttctaaatgtctgtaacttacattttcttgaatgatatgtcagtgctgaataaaaatcagaagaaaagtgagggtcatgtttgatgcaaaaaaATATTCTCACGCTATTTTCCTATTCAGTATCTGTATGCCCAAATTACCttgcggcagccattttggaattaggaagccatcttgaattcaTTTAAGACTGACGTttgtgtgttttgaaataaacTGGTCTTCCATGTGTTTAACATTCACTGACCACACATCCGTCTGAAAGTCTTTTCTTGCCTTTGGAGCGCACTTAAAACAGTTAGGTGCTTTTCTGACgagttaacatttttgtaatttggACAGGCAGACGTTTTTTCCCTAGTAATGTTAAGTTcacaacattttgaaatataaactcTAGGTATGGGTTGCCCCGCCCATGCCAACAAAAGGATTCTAAAAAAATAAAGTCTTGCGTTTGTGTTCGATgatctttatttgaaattatatagaGATGCTTCAAGGTATGTGCTCTTCTCtatacaaatattataaaatacaggGCATCATTAAAAAGGCGGCACTGTAATGAGTTTCGAAGCATTGTGCGATCATCTAAATTTTAGTTTTTCCCTGGCAGATTTGACCCTATTTTCCTTTTTCCTTCTCGGTTAACATTTGATGCACTCACCGGACACAAACCTTTCTTAAGTCAAAGTGCTTGATACGAATATCACGAGCTTTCACATTTGACTTGCAAAGCATTTGCTATCACGTACACCGTGTACCTGGCGGTTGCATTAATCTAACTTTTTACAGCAGCAGTGTTCTTGATGTAAGCAGGTATTTCCAAAGAACAATGTACTTAAATATGCTTTCTACTTCATATTTTGTTCGCTTTAATACTTAATTTTGCTTGGTGTATAATACTGTCAGCAATGAAAACACAATGTCTGTATGCACATACTCATTTAAGTTTATATAGTATTTTTACTTGTTTTAGAGGAAAAGCGTAAAAGAACGATATACATGTTATGCCGCCGAAGCAGTGATGGATCAGACAGCACGTTATTGTTTATGGAAAGGGTCGCAAATCCGGAACTTCTCGGACAACTTGTTGTTCCTACACCAAAACATGGGGTAGACAAATGTGGTTTAAAGGAATTACAGGACatgttaaaatcattttacacACCTAAACGaattgggaaatagatttttgtAGTTATGGAAACGCTAACAGATTTTATTGACATGGAAATTATTGAATATGTTTATGTAGTTTGTATTTATCTTTCGTTCTGCAGCGTTTTGTTTCTAGTGAAAACATGgatttataaatataactttatattcagatatattatacaattattgcctttaaaAGAGATGGATGTGAGGATTTCAAAAGGTGGAAACTTACATGTCGCCCAACATGACCAAATGAAAAATTGTATGATTTAGATTTTTATATACGATATTAGACCCTGTCCATTAGCCCCGGTTTCATAAATCCTCATATAACTTTTAATGGCAACAATGTCCAAAAACTCAAAGCTTAATTGAGAAAATCCAAACATTTGCAGCGGTTTGTTCTTTTTCCCAGTCTTTTGGTCTTAATTCTGTACCAGACCACCTTGATACGACGTCAAAATATTAGGAAGTCACTGTTGTATACGTGAATTCGGCCCCACCTACGAGTCAGTATAACTTTATTTCAGGTGACCGTGTTAAAACCAGTTGAAACTAGAGTTGATacaggagtgacgaattttaCCCttacaatatggccttgtcacagaactaagccaatgtcaaaactgaacttacttgacctttgacctactgacctcaaaatcaattgaggtaatctg
This DNA window, taken from Mercenaria mercenaria strain notata chromosome 19, MADL_Memer_1, whole genome shotgun sequence, encodes the following:
- the LOC128551078 gene encoding uncharacterized protein LOC128551078; this encodes MSFQSKVYVVHHNLNNKYEVLVKKYASCFKWRFVPIHIVDKEKIKEDWPVIVVRSQKSRTKTDMEEALHGLNEEKRKRTIYMLCRRSSDGSDSTLLFMERVANPELLGQLVVPTPKHGVDKCGLKELQDMLKSFYTPKRIGK